A single region of the Glycine max cultivar Williams 82 chromosome 20, Glycine_max_v4.0, whole genome shotgun sequence genome encodes:
- the LOC100817542 gene encoding uncharacterized protein, which yields MSDHLVLFVDRLVRPVPMVQPLAQQPPEPATPVDEAAAGPSGSSPAAEEDGDDGGEDAPLLQLAECRICQEEDSVSGLETPCSCSGSLKYAHRKCVQRWCNEKGDITCEICHKSYEPGYTAPPPRPQPEETTLDIGGGWTISGTPLDLRDPRLLAIAEAERQFLEAEYDGYAASHASGAAFCRSVALILMALLLLRHALSVTDSDAEDDPSTFFSLFLLRAAGFLLPCYIMAWAISILQRRRQRQEAAALAATQVAFVLQSGQRRGLQFAIAPGPPTMNTHQQEQV from the exons aTGAGCGATCATCTGGTGCTGTTCGTGGACCGGCTGGTGCGACCCGTGCCGATGGTCCAGCCGCTGGCCCAACAGCCCCCCGAGCCCGCGACGCCCGTTGATGAGGCGGCGGCGGGGCCATCCGGGTCGTCTCCGGCGGCGGAGGAAGACGGTGACGACGGCGGAGAGGATGCGCCGCTGCTGCAGCTGGCGGAGTGTCGCATTTGCCAAGAGGAGGACAGCGTCAGCGGTTTGGAGACACCCTGCTCCTGCAGCGGTAGTCTTAAG TATGCTCATAGAAAGTGCGTTCAGCGTTGGTGCAATGAGAAAGGAGACATAACTTGTGAGATATGTCACAAG TCCTATGAACCTGGTTATACTGCCCCACCACCTCGTCCTCAGCCTGAAGAAACTACCCTTGATATAGG TGGAGGCTGGACAATCTCTGGCACGCCATTGGACTTGCGTGATCCCCGACTCTTAGCAATTGCAGAGGCTGAACGTCAATTCTTGGAAGCTGAATACGATGGATATGCTGCTTCTCATGCTAGTGGAGCTGCATTTTGTCGTTCAGTTGCTTTGATT TTAATGGCCCTTTTACTCTTGAGGCATGCACTTTCTGTCACAGATTCTGACGCTGAAGATGATCCATCCACTTTTTTCTCT CTTTTCTTGCTTCGTGCTGCTGGTTTTCTTTTACCTTGCTATATCATGGCTTGGGCAATCAGTATTTTGCAACGCCGGCGACAAAGACAA GAGGCGGCAGCACTAGCGGCAACCCAAGTTGCTTTCGTTCTACAATCCGGGCAGCGTAGGGGTCTGCAGTTTGCAATAGCACCAGGACCACCAACAATGAATACACACCAGCAGGAACAAGTGTAA
- the LOC121174331 gene encoding uncharacterized protein: protein MKGITGAPYRARCDGLTITDVSWLPYTEHWGVRAFQEISSFQGQLRWGPMVVTARPEMVVRKFGYIQTIPPPPVSARLSHDEIDGRWMQFAEHLLPAGQLCLVLGQVSADYMEWFFRISHPFMIPTQAGDQPRDAPVADLEDYIQPPSPQVPVAFDPLHMW from the coding sequence ATGAAGGGAATCACAGGAGCACCTtacagggcacgttgtgatggtttgaccatcacagatgtgtcctggttgCCGTACACGGAGCATTGGGGGGTTAGGGCCTTTCAGGAGATTTCATCATTCCAGGGTCAGCTGAGATGGGGTCCTATGGTGGTCACAGCTCGACCGGAGATGGTGGTACGGAAATTTGGTTACATCCAGACCATCCCTCCGCCGCCTGTTAGTGCTCGATTGTCACACGATGAGATAGATGGCAGGTGGATGCAGTTTGCGGAGCACTTACTACCTGCGGGTCAGCTTTGTCTAGTGCTTGGGcaggtatctgcggattacatggagtggtttttcCGCATATCTCACCCATTCATGATACCGACCCAGGCAGGTGACCAACCGAGAGATGCACCAGTTGCAGACCTTGAGGACTACATACAGCCGCCCAGCCcccaggttccagtggcatttgacccccTCCACATGTGGTAA